The following are encoded in a window of Vespula pensylvanica isolate Volc-1 chromosome 2, ASM1446617v1, whole genome shotgun sequence genomic DNA:
- the LOC122638009 gene encoding arylalkylamine N-acetyltransferase 1-like isoform X1 yields the protein METILANKLSSTTRIGDSNIEQKGKTNFAKDTKKMTRYTLADSADSVMNTAMDYHIEIITRDDKHRVLKFLRRFFFRDEPLNHNIALIPEGEDSTCLELEDYCSKSSLENNLSFMAVSSTGAIIGVLLNGKAEPCEEDEPEYIENCENLKFRKILRFLHYVDKKVNADGRFRDQNVLEIRIISVDTNWRGKGIAKALIEKTTEIARERGFHVMRADCTSMFSGKLCERLGFEEIYQLKYSDYVDENGKPIFTPALPHTAATSYIKRL from the exons ATGGAGACCATTTTGGCGAACAAGTTGTCTTCTACCACTCGAATTGGTGACTCTAACATCGAGCAGAAGGGCAAAACAAATTTTGCTAAAGATACTAAGAAAATGACGAGATACACG TTGGCGGATTCCGCCGATTCCGTGATGAACACCGCTATGGATTATCACATTGAAATTATAACGAGGGACGACAAGCACAGGGTATTGAAATTCCTCAGGAGGTTCTTCTTCCGAGACGAACCTCTTAATCACAATATCGCTCTTATACCGGAAGGAGAAGATAGTACTTGTCTCGAATTGGAAGATTATTGTAGTAAATCTTCTCTTGAAAACAATCTAAGTTTTATGGCTGTATCATCAACCGGTGCCATCATTGGCGTTTTATTAAATG GAAAAGCAGAGCCCTGCGAGGAAGACGAACCAGAGTACATAGAAAACTGCGAAAATCTTAAattcagaaaaatattaaggTTTTTGCATTACGTGGATAAGAAAGTCAACGCTGATGGAAGATTTCGAGATCAAAATGTattagaaataagaataatctCTGTTGACACTAATTGGAGAGGCAAAGGTATTGCCAAAGCTCTTATTGAAAAAACAAC agagATCGCTAGGGAACGCGGTTTTCATGTAATGCGAGCTGATTGCACGTCCATGTTTTCTGGAAAATTATGCGAACGACTTGgtttcgaagaaatatatcaattaaaatattccgATTATGTCGACGAAAATGGAAAACCTATTTTCACACCTGCTCTTCCACATACGGCTGCTACCTCGTATatcaaaagattataa
- the LOC122638009 gene encoding arylalkylamine N-acetyltransferase 1-like isoform X2, whose amino-acid sequence MNTAMDYHIEIITRDDKHRVLKFLRRFFFRDEPLNHNIALIPEGEDSTCLELEDYCSKSSLENNLSFMAVSSTGAIIGVLLNGKAEPCEEDEPEYIENCENLKFRKILRFLHYVDKKVNADGRFRDQNVLEIRIISVDTNWRGKGIAKALIEKTTEIARERGFHVMRADCTSMFSGKLCERLGFEEIYQLKYSDYVDENGKPIFTPALPHTAATSYIKRL is encoded by the exons ATGAACACCGCTATGGATTATCACATTGAAATTATAACGAGGGACGACAAGCACAGGGTATTGAAATTCCTCAGGAGGTTCTTCTTCCGAGACGAACCTCTTAATCACAATATCGCTCTTATACCGGAAGGAGAAGATAGTACTTGTCTCGAATTGGAAGATTATTGTAGTAAATCTTCTCTTGAAAACAATCTAAGTTTTATGGCTGTATCATCAACCGGTGCCATCATTGGCGTTTTATTAAATG GAAAAGCAGAGCCCTGCGAGGAAGACGAACCAGAGTACATAGAAAACTGCGAAAATCTTAAattcagaaaaatattaaggTTTTTGCATTACGTGGATAAGAAAGTCAACGCTGATGGAAGATTTCGAGATCAAAATGTattagaaataagaataatctCTGTTGACACTAATTGGAGAGGCAAAGGTATTGCCAAAGCTCTTATTGAAAAAACAAC agagATCGCTAGGGAACGCGGTTTTCATGTAATGCGAGCTGATTGCACGTCCATGTTTTCTGGAAAATTATGCGAACGACTTGgtttcgaagaaatatatcaattaaaatattccgATTATGTCGACGAAAATGGAAAACCTATTTTCACACCTGCTCTTCCACATACGGCTGCTACCTCGTATatcaaaagattataa